GAACGCACAAAAAAAACCATAAAAAAAGTCAGCAAAACAAAATTCCAAGTCATGAAACAACTATCGATTTGGATGACTGTTTTATCCGTCTTTTTAGTCGTTCCTTTAGCTTACCTGCTCTTTTTCCGCTTGCCATTTTTAGATCGTATGCAAGACACTGACACTGCCTTCTTGAAAAATGACTATGAAGCTGTGATCACAACCTTGGAACCTGTTAAGACAGCTAAAATTCCATTTACGCAAAAATACGAATTAGCCTTTAGCTTCATTCAAGGAGAAGCCTTACAAGAGCAACAGAAAAAAGTCATTTTAAACAATGTAACACTACGTTCTGACGAAAATTATTTAGATTACTGGATCGAAAACGGTCGTGGAAACCTTGATGAAGCCCTAGATGTAGCGAAAAACTTGGAAGATTCTGATTTGATTTTATATGGTATCACGCAAAAAATCGAACAAGTTCGAAAAGATACGAAAATGACTGGAACTGAAAAAGAAGAAACAATCGGCAAATTAGAAGCCGACTATAAGAAATACAAAGAAAAACGTGACGAAAGTGTAAATGCTGCAGCAGAAGCAGAAAAGACACAAGGATCGACTGCTCAGGAGGGAAATTAGATGACCAAGACACAAGCCATCATCTACCTTCAAGGCTATCGCTATCAATTGACCCTTGATGAAGAAAAAGTTCAACAGATTGGTCCCGACAATCAAGCAGCACTTCACTTGCCATTGTTACCAGAAACAGATGCTTTTACGATCGAAAATAAAGAGGAC
This sequence is a window from Enterococcus sp. 7F3_DIV0205. Protein-coding genes within it:
- the essB gene encoding type VII secretion protein EssB, yielding METTKKTDVIIEKHTYEFNKTAENWTLALRKSEVQVHEEKDLALLKVAHPLLMDTSIYWEEDAVTFTYELPKERITFDELKAASKEEKLRAMANMAAIEQLLDLPLTFFIHPENILFDYNLLPKVAYRGLEGKMPPKVTNNELLLRQYKSLIVALFEKKQDFSKLYEGQLEIKKGSEFIQTILKKESFEEIRQYLVESYDHTVERTKKTIKKVSKTKFQVMKQLSIWMTVLSVFLVVPLAYLLFFRLPFLDRMQDTDTAFLKNDYEAVITTLEPVKTAKIPFTQKYELAFSFIQGEALQEQQKKVILNNVTLRSDENYLDYWIENGRGNLDEALDVAKNLEDSDLILYGITQKIEQVRKDTKMTGTEKEETIGKLEADYKKYKEKRDESVNAAAEAEKTQGSTAQEGN